In Podarcis muralis chromosome 14, rPodMur119.hap1.1, whole genome shotgun sequence, one genomic interval encodes:
- the PIGB gene encoding GPI alpha-1,2-mannosyltransferase 3 isoform X2, with protein MPPATPSPVARSSCPKDKPRRPSMASATPISLSAAQLSLRQPLNRCGSRRRKSRDGLAPPLLARRAAGSRDAHGQRRKRDRLLGAHALRRGRLPPPPGRRKWPSWSRAGVAMEAAQGVGGGRRTPPVRLRKRKSTLYRPAPSGTLAGRGAALVGENIYLCLFTITVRLLNCFLVQTSFVPDEYWQSLEVAHHMVFNYGYLTWEWTEGLRSHLYPLLFASIYKVLHLLDKDDVQLLIWLPRIAQALLAALADVVLYSLVKRLDGAEVAKWVYFCQLCSWFTWYCCTRTLTNTMEAVLTIFALYYYPLEATKTKRSSIPYLTLVALSFVIRPTALILWVPLLLRHFWKEPQKRHLVLHSCLPVGLIILGSSLITDRVFFGKWVLVQLNFLKFNVLQNVATFYGSHPWHWYFTQGFLVVLGPHLPFFLHGCFQASKRHGILLVVVLWTVAVYSTLSHKEFRFIYPVLPICMVFCGHSLKQLKRWQRAAAVSFLLVTNLLPALYTGLVHQRGTLDVMGHLQSLCSAPADSAEQPASVFMLMPCHSTPFYSHVHCPLPLRFLQCPPDLTGRADYLDEANLFYADPLSWLSETFSNVTLLPTHLVFFSVLEQIHKKFQMQVSKLIGK; from the exons ATGCCTCCCGCCACGCCGAGCCCGGTGGCCAGGAGCAGCTGCCCGAAGGACAAGCCCCGCCGGCCCAGCATGGCCTCCGCGACGCCTATCTCGCTCTCCGCGGCTCAACTCTCCCTCAGGCAGCCGCTCAACCGGTGCGGCTCCAGGCGCCGGAAGTCGCGCGACGGTCTCGCCCCGCCCCTTCTCGCGAGACGAGCTGCCGGGAGCCGAGACGCGCATGGGCAAAGGAGGAAGCGGGATCGGCTTTTGGGCGCGCATGCGCTCCGACGGGGGAGGCTGCCCCCGCCCCCAGGAAGGCGGAAGTGGCCGTCCTGGAGCCGCGCCGGCGTCGCCATGGAAGCCGCGCAGGGGGTCGGCGGCGGGAGGCGGACCCCGCCGGTGCGGCTGCGGAAGCGGAAGTCGACGCTGTACAGGCCCGCCCCCTCCGGGACCCtcgcggggcggggggcgg CTCTTGTTGGGGAAAACATTTATCTGTGCTTGTTTACCATCACGGTGAGGCTACTAAACTGCTTCTTAGTCCAGACAAGCTTTGTCCCAGATGAATATTGGCAGTCACTTGAAGTCGCACATCATATGGTTTTCAA TTATGGCTATTTGACCTGGGAGTGGACAGAAGGTCTGCGGAGCCATCTCTACCCTCTGCTGTTCGCAAGCATTTATAAAGTGTTGCACCTGCTTGACAAGGATGATGTTCAGCTGCTG ATCTGGCTCCCTAGAATAGCACAGGCTCTTCTGGCTGCGCTGGCAGACGTGGTGTTGTACTCCTTGGTGAAGCGACTGGATGGCGCAGAGGTGGCCAAGTGGGTG TACTTCTGCCAGTTGTGTTCCTGGTTCACGTGGTACTGTTGTACCAGAACGCTCACCAACACCATGGAAGCCGTTCTCACCATTTTCGCTCTTTACTACTATCCCCTGGAAGCCACCAAGACAAAGAGGAGCAG CATCCCTTACTTGACCCTGGTTGCTCTTTCGTTTGTGATTCGCCCAACCGCTCTCATTCTGTGGGTGCCTTTGCTGCTCCGGCACTTCTGGAAGGAGCCCCAGAAGCGGCACCTTGTCCTGCACAGCTGCCTCCCAGTAGG ATTGATCATTCTGGGATCCTCTTTAATTACTGACCGAGTATTTTTTGGCAAG TGGGTCCTGGTTCAACTGAACTTCTTGAAGTTTAACGTGCTGCAGAATGTGGCCACCTTCTACGGATCCCACCCGTGGCACTGGTACTTCACCCAGGGCTTCCTTGTGGTCCttggccctcacctccccttctttctcCATGGCTGCTTCCAAGCATCAAAGAGGCATGGCATACTCCTGGTGGTAGTGCTGTGGACAGTGGCTGTTTACAG CACCCTGAGCCACAAAGAATTCCGCTTTATCTACCCAGTGCTCCCAATCTGCATGGTGTTCTGtg GGCATTCTCTTAAGCAGCTGAAAAGGTGGCAGCGGGCAGCAGCCGTCTCCTTCCTGCTGGTGACAAACTTGCTGCCTGCcctctacactggcttggtccaTCAGCGTGGAACCCTGGATGTCATGGGCCACCTGCAAAGCCTCTGCAGCGCTCCTGCTGACTCTGCAGAGCAGCCGGCATCCGTCTTCATGCTCATGCCCTGCCATTCAACTCCTTTTTATAG ccATGTTCATTGCCCACTACCTTTGAGGTTTCTTCAGTGCCCCCCTGATTTGACCGGAAGGGCAGATTACCTTGATGAAGCCAACTTATTTTATGCAGACCCTCTCAGCTGGCTCAGTGAAACGTTTTCCAATGTTACGCTGCTACCCACACACTTGGTGTTCTTCAGTGTGCTTGAGCAG ATACACAAGAAATTTCAAATGCAAGTCAGCAAGCTGATCGGAAAATAG
- the PIGB gene encoding GPI alpha-1,2-mannosyltransferase 3 isoform X1, whose amino-acid sequence MPPATPSPVARSSCPKDKPRRPSMASATPISLSAAQLSLRQPLNRCGSRRRKSRDGLAPPLLARRAAGSRDAHGQRRKRDRLLGAHALRRGRLPPPPGRRKWPSWSRAGVAMEAAQGVGGGRRTPPVRLRKRKSTLYRPAPSGTLAGRGAALVGENIYLCLFTITVRLLNCFLVQTSFVPDEYWQSLEVAHHMVFNYGYLTWEWTEGLRSHLYPLLFASIYKVLHLLDKDDVQLLIWLPRIAQALLAALADVVLYSLVKRLDGAEVAKWVYFCQLCSWFTWYCCTRTLTNTMEAVLTIFALYYYPLEATKTKRSSIPYLTLVALSFVIRPTALILWVPLLLRHFWKEPQKRHLVLHSCLPVGLIILGSSLITDRVFFGKWVLVQLNFLKFNVLQNVATFYGSHPWHWYFTQGFLVVLGPHLPFFLHGCFQASKRHGILLVVVLWTVAVYSTLSHKEFRFIYPVLPICMVFCGHSLKQLKRWQRAAAVSFLLVTNLLPALYTGLVHQRGTLDVMGHLQSLCSAPADSAEQPASVFMLMPCHSTPFYSHVHCPLPLRFLQCPPDLTGRADYLDEANLFYADPLSWLSETFSNVTLLPTHLVFFSVLEQDISSFLVTNRYEKVATFFHTHLPQGRIGSSIHVYKRNQKRL is encoded by the exons ATGCCTCCCGCCACGCCGAGCCCGGTGGCCAGGAGCAGCTGCCCGAAGGACAAGCCCCGCCGGCCCAGCATGGCCTCCGCGACGCCTATCTCGCTCTCCGCGGCTCAACTCTCCCTCAGGCAGCCGCTCAACCGGTGCGGCTCCAGGCGCCGGAAGTCGCGCGACGGTCTCGCCCCGCCCCTTCTCGCGAGACGAGCTGCCGGGAGCCGAGACGCGCATGGGCAAAGGAGGAAGCGGGATCGGCTTTTGGGCGCGCATGCGCTCCGACGGGGGAGGCTGCCCCCGCCCCCAGGAAGGCGGAAGTGGCCGTCCTGGAGCCGCGCCGGCGTCGCCATGGAAGCCGCGCAGGGGGTCGGCGGCGGGAGGCGGACCCCGCCGGTGCGGCTGCGGAAGCGGAAGTCGACGCTGTACAGGCCCGCCCCCTCCGGGACCCtcgcggggcggggggcgg CTCTTGTTGGGGAAAACATTTATCTGTGCTTGTTTACCATCACGGTGAGGCTACTAAACTGCTTCTTAGTCCAGACAAGCTTTGTCCCAGATGAATATTGGCAGTCACTTGAAGTCGCACATCATATGGTTTTCAA TTATGGCTATTTGACCTGGGAGTGGACAGAAGGTCTGCGGAGCCATCTCTACCCTCTGCTGTTCGCAAGCATTTATAAAGTGTTGCACCTGCTTGACAAGGATGATGTTCAGCTGCTG ATCTGGCTCCCTAGAATAGCACAGGCTCTTCTGGCTGCGCTGGCAGACGTGGTGTTGTACTCCTTGGTGAAGCGACTGGATGGCGCAGAGGTGGCCAAGTGGGTG TACTTCTGCCAGTTGTGTTCCTGGTTCACGTGGTACTGTTGTACCAGAACGCTCACCAACACCATGGAAGCCGTTCTCACCATTTTCGCTCTTTACTACTATCCCCTGGAAGCCACCAAGACAAAGAGGAGCAG CATCCCTTACTTGACCCTGGTTGCTCTTTCGTTTGTGATTCGCCCAACCGCTCTCATTCTGTGGGTGCCTTTGCTGCTCCGGCACTTCTGGAAGGAGCCCCAGAAGCGGCACCTTGTCCTGCACAGCTGCCTCCCAGTAGG ATTGATCATTCTGGGATCCTCTTTAATTACTGACCGAGTATTTTTTGGCAAG TGGGTCCTGGTTCAACTGAACTTCTTGAAGTTTAACGTGCTGCAGAATGTGGCCACCTTCTACGGATCCCACCCGTGGCACTGGTACTTCACCCAGGGCTTCCTTGTGGTCCttggccctcacctccccttctttctcCATGGCTGCTTCCAAGCATCAAAGAGGCATGGCATACTCCTGGTGGTAGTGCTGTGGACAGTGGCTGTTTACAG CACCCTGAGCCACAAAGAATTCCGCTTTATCTACCCAGTGCTCCCAATCTGCATGGTGTTCTGtg GGCATTCTCTTAAGCAGCTGAAAAGGTGGCAGCGGGCAGCAGCCGTCTCCTTCCTGCTGGTGACAAACTTGCTGCCTGCcctctacactggcttggtccaTCAGCGTGGAACCCTGGATGTCATGGGCCACCTGCAAAGCCTCTGCAGCGCTCCTGCTGACTCTGCAGAGCAGCCGGCATCCGTCTTCATGCTCATGCCCTGCCATTCAACTCCTTTTTATAG ccATGTTCATTGCCCACTACCTTTGAGGTTTCTTCAGTGCCCCCCTGATTTGACCGGAAGGGCAGATTACCTTGATGAAGCCAACTTATTTTATGCAGACCCTCTCAGCTGGCTCAGTGAAACGTTTTCCAATGTTACGCTGCTACCCACACACTTGGTGTTCTTCAGTGTGCTTGAGCAG GATATATCATCATTTCTAGTTACAAATAGGTATGAAAAAGTTGCCACGTTTTTTCACACTCATCTGCCTCAAGGACGGATCGGGAGCTCCATTCACGTCTACAAAAGAAATCAAAAGCGCCTTTGA
- the PIGB gene encoding GPI alpha-1,2-mannosyltransferase 3 isoform X3 has protein sequence MGKGGSGIGFWARMRSDGGGCPRPQEGGSGRPGAAPASPWKPRRGSAAGGGPRRCGCGSGSRRCTGPPPPGPSRGGGRIWLPRIAQALLAALADVVLYSLVKRLDGAEVAKWVYFCQLCSWFTWYCCTRTLTNTMEAVLTIFALYYYPLEATKTKRSSIPYLTLVALSFVIRPTALILWVPLLLRHFWKEPQKRHLVLHSCLPVGLIILGSSLITDRVFFGKWVLVQLNFLKFNVLQNVATFYGSHPWHWYFTQGFLVVLGPHLPFFLHGCFQASKRHGILLVVVLWTVAVYSTLSHKEFRFIYPVLPICMVFCGHSLKQLKRWQRAAAVSFLLVTNLLPALYTGLVHQRGTLDVMGHLQSLCSAPADSAEQPASVFMLMPCHSTPFYSHVHCPLPLRFLQCPPDLTGRADYLDEANLFYADPLSWLSETFSNVTLLPTHLVFFSVLEQDISSFLVTNRYEKVATFFHTHLPQGRIGSSIHVYKRNQKRL, from the exons ATGGGCAAAGGAGGAAGCGGGATCGGCTTTTGGGCGCGCATGCGCTCCGACGGGGGAGGCTGCCCCCGCCCCCAGGAAGGCGGAAGTGGCCGTCCTGGAGCCGCGCCGGCGTCGCCATGGAAGCCGCGCAGGGGGTCGGCGGCGGGAGGCGGACCCCGCCGGTGCGGCTGCGGAAGCGGAAGTCGACGCTGTACAGGCCCGCCCCCTCCGGGACCCtcgcggggcggggggcgg ATCTGGCTCCCTAGAATAGCACAGGCTCTTCTGGCTGCGCTGGCAGACGTGGTGTTGTACTCCTTGGTGAAGCGACTGGATGGCGCAGAGGTGGCCAAGTGGGTG TACTTCTGCCAGTTGTGTTCCTGGTTCACGTGGTACTGTTGTACCAGAACGCTCACCAACACCATGGAAGCCGTTCTCACCATTTTCGCTCTTTACTACTATCCCCTGGAAGCCACCAAGACAAAGAGGAGCAG CATCCCTTACTTGACCCTGGTTGCTCTTTCGTTTGTGATTCGCCCAACCGCTCTCATTCTGTGGGTGCCTTTGCTGCTCCGGCACTTCTGGAAGGAGCCCCAGAAGCGGCACCTTGTCCTGCACAGCTGCCTCCCAGTAGG ATTGATCATTCTGGGATCCTCTTTAATTACTGACCGAGTATTTTTTGGCAAG TGGGTCCTGGTTCAACTGAACTTCTTGAAGTTTAACGTGCTGCAGAATGTGGCCACCTTCTACGGATCCCACCCGTGGCACTGGTACTTCACCCAGGGCTTCCTTGTGGTCCttggccctcacctccccttctttctcCATGGCTGCTTCCAAGCATCAAAGAGGCATGGCATACTCCTGGTGGTAGTGCTGTGGACAGTGGCTGTTTACAG CACCCTGAGCCACAAAGAATTCCGCTTTATCTACCCAGTGCTCCCAATCTGCATGGTGTTCTGtg GGCATTCTCTTAAGCAGCTGAAAAGGTGGCAGCGGGCAGCAGCCGTCTCCTTCCTGCTGGTGACAAACTTGCTGCCTGCcctctacactggcttggtccaTCAGCGTGGAACCCTGGATGTCATGGGCCACCTGCAAAGCCTCTGCAGCGCTCCTGCTGACTCTGCAGAGCAGCCGGCATCCGTCTTCATGCTCATGCCCTGCCATTCAACTCCTTTTTATAG ccATGTTCATTGCCCACTACCTTTGAGGTTTCTTCAGTGCCCCCCTGATTTGACCGGAAGGGCAGATTACCTTGATGAAGCCAACTTATTTTATGCAGACCCTCTCAGCTGGCTCAGTGAAACGTTTTCCAATGTTACGCTGCTACCCACACACTTGGTGTTCTTCAGTGTGCTTGAGCAG GATATATCATCATTTCTAGTTACAAATAGGTATGAAAAAGTTGCCACGTTTTTTCACACTCATCTGCCTCAAGGACGGATCGGGAGCTCCATTCACGTCTACAAAAGAAATCAAAAGCGCCTTTGA
- the PIGB gene encoding GPI alpha-1,2-mannosyltransferase 3 isoform X4: MVFNYGYLTWEWTEGLRSHLYPLLFASIYKVLHLLDKDDVQLLIWLPRIAQALLAALADVVLYSLVKRLDGAEVAKWVYFCQLCSWFTWYCCTRTLTNTMEAVLTIFALYYYPLEATKTKRSSIPYLTLVALSFVIRPTALILWVPLLLRHFWKEPQKRHLVLHSCLPVGLIILGSSLITDRVFFGKWVLVQLNFLKFNVLQNVATFYGSHPWHWYFTQGFLVVLGPHLPFFLHGCFQASKRHGILLVVVLWTVAVYSTLSHKEFRFIYPVLPICMVFCGHSLKQLKRWQRAAAVSFLLVTNLLPALYTGLVHQRGTLDVMGHLQSLCSAPADSAEQPASVFMLMPCHSTPFYSHVHCPLPLRFLQCPPDLTGRADYLDEANLFYADPLSWLSETFSNVTLLPTHLVFFSVLEQDISSFLVTNRYEKVATFFHTHLPQGRIGSSIHVYKRNQKRL; the protein is encoded by the exons ATGGTTTTCAA TTATGGCTATTTGACCTGGGAGTGGACAGAAGGTCTGCGGAGCCATCTCTACCCTCTGCTGTTCGCAAGCATTTATAAAGTGTTGCACCTGCTTGACAAGGATGATGTTCAGCTGCTG ATCTGGCTCCCTAGAATAGCACAGGCTCTTCTGGCTGCGCTGGCAGACGTGGTGTTGTACTCCTTGGTGAAGCGACTGGATGGCGCAGAGGTGGCCAAGTGGGTG TACTTCTGCCAGTTGTGTTCCTGGTTCACGTGGTACTGTTGTACCAGAACGCTCACCAACACCATGGAAGCCGTTCTCACCATTTTCGCTCTTTACTACTATCCCCTGGAAGCCACCAAGACAAAGAGGAGCAG CATCCCTTACTTGACCCTGGTTGCTCTTTCGTTTGTGATTCGCCCAACCGCTCTCATTCTGTGGGTGCCTTTGCTGCTCCGGCACTTCTGGAAGGAGCCCCAGAAGCGGCACCTTGTCCTGCACAGCTGCCTCCCAGTAGG ATTGATCATTCTGGGATCCTCTTTAATTACTGACCGAGTATTTTTTGGCAAG TGGGTCCTGGTTCAACTGAACTTCTTGAAGTTTAACGTGCTGCAGAATGTGGCCACCTTCTACGGATCCCACCCGTGGCACTGGTACTTCACCCAGGGCTTCCTTGTGGTCCttggccctcacctccccttctttctcCATGGCTGCTTCCAAGCATCAAAGAGGCATGGCATACTCCTGGTGGTAGTGCTGTGGACAGTGGCTGTTTACAG CACCCTGAGCCACAAAGAATTCCGCTTTATCTACCCAGTGCTCCCAATCTGCATGGTGTTCTGtg GGCATTCTCTTAAGCAGCTGAAAAGGTGGCAGCGGGCAGCAGCCGTCTCCTTCCTGCTGGTGACAAACTTGCTGCCTGCcctctacactggcttggtccaTCAGCGTGGAACCCTGGATGTCATGGGCCACCTGCAAAGCCTCTGCAGCGCTCCTGCTGACTCTGCAGAGCAGCCGGCATCCGTCTTCATGCTCATGCCCTGCCATTCAACTCCTTTTTATAG ccATGTTCATTGCCCACTACCTTTGAGGTTTCTTCAGTGCCCCCCTGATTTGACCGGAAGGGCAGATTACCTTGATGAAGCCAACTTATTTTATGCAGACCCTCTCAGCTGGCTCAGTGAAACGTTTTCCAATGTTACGCTGCTACCCACACACTTGGTGTTCTTCAGTGTGCTTGAGCAG GATATATCATCATTTCTAGTTACAAATAGGTATGAAAAAGTTGCCACGTTTTTTCACACTCATCTGCCTCAAGGACGGATCGGGAGCTCCATTCACGTCTACAAAAGAAATCAAAAGCGCCTTTGA